A part of Chanodichthys erythropterus isolate Z2021 chromosome 4, ASM2448905v1, whole genome shotgun sequence genomic DNA contains:
- the lratd1 gene encoding protein LRATD1, with the protein MGNQLDRITHLNYSELPTGDPSGIEKDELRVGVAYFFSDEEEELDDRSQSDSFKDNSPSKDGPIALNDIEYSAFCCQECIYSKLRENEDLNVYSVKTLLTMCKPGDLLELVANAQPPHWAIFEGEDQVIHLYKGEIRKDSLFEISCGRQGRIVNNRYRYRPLPADLVMQNASGHVGLSSGETCWTNSESFAAWCRFGKREFKAGGEAHSVEQRYFLKVHLSESTAHTLMFRSLEEMIRERRRVDASGILKELSLVTGKE; encoded by the coding sequence ATGGGAAACCAACTAGACCGGATCACCCACCTGAACTACAGCGAGCTACCCACCGGGGATCCATCGGGCATCGAGAAGGACGAGTTGCGTGTTGGTGTGGCGTATTTCTTTTCCGATGAGGAGGAAGAGCTGGACGATCGATCGCAGTCGGACAGCTTTAAAGACAACAGCCCGAGCAAAGACGGTCCGATTGCGCTTAACGACATCGAGTACTCGGCGTTCTGCTGCCAGGAATGTATATACTCCAAACTCCGAGAGAACGAGGACCTGAATGTTTATTCTGTGAAAACTTTATTGACCATGTGCAAACCCGGGGATCTACTGGAGTTAGTGGCAAACGCACAACCCCCGCACTGGGCGATCTTTGAAGGGGAGGACCAGGTTATTCACCTCTACAAGGGGGAGATCCGCAAGGACAGCTTGTTTGAGATCAGCTGCGGTCGACAGGGCAGGATAGTGAACAATCGGTACCGCTACCGGCCGTTGCCCGCTGATTTGGTGATGCAGAACGCGAGCGGGCACGTGGGGCTCAGCAGCGGTGAGACTTGCTGGACGAACTCGGAAAGTTTCGCAGCGTGGTGCCGTTTCGGCAAGCGGGAGTTTAAAGCGGGCGGGGAGGCGCACTCGGTCGAGCAGCGCTACTTTCTGAAGGTGCACCTGTCCGAGAGCACCGCGCACACGCTCATGTTCCGCAGCCTGGAGGAGATGATACGCGAGAGACGGCGAGTGGACGCCAGTGGCATTCTGAAGGAGCTGTCGCTGGTGACCGGGAAGGAATGA